Proteins encoded together in one Polaribacter reichenbachii window:
- a CDS encoding DUF3078 domain-containing protein: MKNLLLLLFSLCSLSLSSQKKKKDEPQPKWKINGKFAFIFNQSSFTNWSSGGENTVAGNFNINYDFNYKKNNVNWDTRLITSYGLSHFSDKGWRKTDDRFELNSVLGIKTTTYWFFSFISNFKSQYSEGFNYNVEPKTSVSDFLSPAYLTFGPGMLWKKSDNLNVNIAPGTARYTFVNDEFSGKFGVDEGRNTAFSLGFNLSGYYKFKLMENIQMENILTLYSDYLANVGNIDTDYQTNIRFQVNKSIKMLMTFHTIIDDNASSRIQFKQLFGLGVNYNFHDKVTY; encoded by the coding sequence GTGAAAAATTTATTGTTATTACTTTTCTCTTTATGCTCTCTAAGCCTTTCATCTCAAAAAAAGAAAAAAGATGAACCACAACCCAAATGGAAAATAAACGGAAAATTTGCGTTTATTTTCAATCAATCTTCCTTTACAAATTGGTCTTCTGGAGGAGAAAATACTGTAGCAGGTAATTTTAATATTAATTATGATTTTAATTACAAAAAAAACAACGTAAACTGGGATACAAGATTAATTACTAGCTATGGTTTAAGTCATTTTAGTGATAAAGGCTGGAGAAAGACAGACGACCGTTTCGAATTAAACTCTGTACTTGGTATTAAAACAACTACCTATTGGTTTTTTTCTTTTATAAGCAATTTTAAATCACAATATTCAGAAGGTTTTAATTATAATGTAGAACCTAAAACTTCTGTTTCAGACTTTTTATCGCCTGCATATTTAACTTTTGGACCAGGAATGTTATGGAAAAAATCGGATAATTTAAATGTTAATATTGCACCAGGAACTGCTAGATACACATTCGTAAACGATGAATTTTCTGGTAAATTTGGTGTAGACGAAGGCAGAAATACAGCTTTTAGTTTAGGTTTTAACTTATCTGGTTATTACAAATTTAAATTGATGGAAAACATACAAATGGAAAACATCTTAACCCTTTATTCTGATTATTTAGCTAATGTAGGGAATATTGATACTGATTATCAAACAAATATCCGTTTTCAGGTAAACAAATCTATTAAAATGTTAATGACTTTCCACACTATTATTGATGATAATGCGTCTAGTAGAATTCAATTTAAACAATTATTTGGCTTGGGTGTTAATTATAATTTCCATGATAAAGTGACTTATTAG
- a CDS encoding DUF2480 family protein, whose translation MEEIINRVANSKLKTFDLEEIYPEGKRVVFDIKDWLYEELILKEKDFRDSVKNHNWEQYKNSFVAVTCSVDAIIPSWAFMLVASELMPFANKVVIGDLELLETVIYQELIGFLDLRDFSDKPVIIKGCADKPIPASAFAFLIEKLQPVAKSIMFGEACSTVPLYKSKI comes from the coding sequence ATGGAAGAAATTATAAATAGAGTTGCCAATAGCAAACTAAAAACATTCGACTTAGAAGAAATTTATCCAGAGGGTAAAAGAGTTGTGTTTGATATTAAAGATTGGCTATATGAAGAGCTTATTCTAAAAGAAAAAGACTTTAGAGATTCAGTTAAAAACCATAATTGGGAACAGTACAAAAATTCTTTTGTAGCTGTAACTTGCTCTGTAGATGCCATTATACCTTCTTGGGCTTTTATGTTAGTTGCTTCAGAATTAATGCCATTTGCTAATAAAGTAGTTATTGGCGATTTAGAATTGCTAGAAACTGTTATATATCAAGAATTAATTGGTTTTTTAGATTTAAGAGATTTTTCTGATAAGCCAGTAATTATAAAAGGTTGCGCAGACAAACCCATACCTGCTTCTGCATTTGCTTTTTTAATAGAAAAATTACAGCCAGTTGCTAAGTCTATAATGTTTGGAGAAGCTTGCTCAACTGTGCCTCTTTATAAATCTAAAATTTAA
- a CDS encoding DUF59 domain-containing protein, translating to MTDKELEEIGDKIIRVLKTIFDPEIPVDIYELGLIYDVFVSDENNAKILMTLTSPNCPVAESLPVEVEDKVKTLKEINECEVEITFDPTWTQEMMSEEAKLELGML from the coding sequence ATGACAGACAAAGAATTAGAAGAAATAGGAGATAAAATTATAAGAGTTCTAAAAACCATTTTTGATCCAGAAATACCAGTAGATATTTACGAGTTAGGTTTAATTTACGATGTTTTTGTTTCGGATGAAAACAATGCAAAAATTTTAATGACCTTAACATCGCCTAACTGCCCAGTTGCAGAAAGTTTACCTGTAGAAGTAGAAGATAAAGTAAAAACATTAAAAGAAATAAACGAGTGTGAAGTAGAAATTACTTTCGACCCAACTTGGACTCAAGAAATGATGAGTGAAGAAGCAAAGTTAGAATTAGGAATGCTGTAG
- a CDS encoding SufE family protein, giving the protein MTIKEIQEEIIDEFSMFDDWMERYEYIIELGKSLPIIDAQYKLDENLIKGCQSKVWLYSELENDTIKYTADSDAILTKGIVALLLRVFSEQKPADILNADTNFIDEIGLKEHLSPTRANGLVSMVKQIKMYAIAQQTKIN; this is encoded by the coding sequence ATGACTATCAAAGAAATACAAGAAGAAATTATTGATGAGTTTTCTATGTTCGATGATTGGATGGAGCGTTATGAATACATTATAGAATTAGGTAAATCGTTACCAATTATTGATGCTCAGTACAAATTAGATGAAAACTTAATAAAAGGATGCCAATCTAAAGTTTGGCTTTACTCTGAATTAGAAAACGATACCATAAAATATACAGCAGACAGTGATGCAATTTTAACAAAAGGAATTGTGGCATTATTATTGCGCGTTTTTTCTGAACAAAAACCAGCAGATATTTTAAATGCTGACACAAATTTTATTGATGAAATTGGTTTAAAAGAACATTTATCGCCAACAAGAGCAAATGGCTTAGTTTCTATGGTAAAACAGATAAAAATGTACGCAATTGCGCAACAAACTAAAATAAATTAG
- a CDS encoding PfkB family carbohydrate kinase yields the protein MSKLLAVGTVAFDAIETPFGKTDKILGGSGTFVGLAASTFGIETGVVSVVGGDFPDNYLTMMNSKGINTDGVEVIKEGKTFFWSGKYHNDMNSRDTLVTELNVLENFKPVVPESFKDAGIVMLGNLHPLTQASVLDQMTERPKLVVLDTMNFWMDIALEDLHTVLKRVDVITINDEEARQLSGEYSLVNAAKKIHEMGPKYVVIKKGEHGALLFSEGKMFFAPALPLAEVFDPTGAGDTFAGGFCGYLAKTENISFENMKNAIIYGSNLASFCVEKFGTERMQELTEDEIRVRLQAFRELTQFDINIS from the coding sequence ATGAGCAAATTATTGGCAGTTGGTACTGTAGCATTTGATGCAATTGAAACACCATTTGGTAAAACAGATAAAATTTTAGGAGGTTCAGGAACTTTTGTAGGTTTAGCTGCAAGCACTTTTGGTATAGAAACTGGTGTAGTTTCTGTGGTTGGTGGAGATTTCCCTGACAATTATCTTACTATGATGAACAGTAAAGGTATTAATACTGATGGTGTAGAGGTAATTAAAGAAGGTAAAACGTTTTTTTGGAGTGGTAAATATCATAATGATATGAATTCTAGAGACACTTTAGTTACAGAATTAAATGTGTTAGAGAACTTTAAACCAGTTGTGCCAGAAAGTTTTAAAGATGCAGGTATTGTAATGTTAGGTAATTTACATCCTTTAACACAAGCTTCTGTATTAGATCAAATGACAGAAAGACCAAAATTAGTTGTTTTAGACACAATGAATTTTTGGATGGATATTGCTTTAGAAGATTTGCATACTGTTTTAAAAAGAGTAGATGTAATTACGATTAATGATGAAGAAGCACGCCAGCTTTCAGGAGAATATTCTTTGGTAAATGCTGCAAAGAAAATTCACGAAATGGGACCAAAATATGTGGTTATTAAAAAAGGAGAACATGGAGCTTTATTATTTAGTGAAGGAAAAATGTTTTTTGCACCAGCTTTACCTTTAGCAGAAGTTTTTGATCCAACAGGAGCAGGAGATACTTTTGCAGGTGGTTTTTGTGGCTATTTAGCAAAAACAGAAAATATTTCTTTCGAGAATATGAAAAACGCCATTATTTACGGTTCTAATTTAGCTTCTTTCTGTGTAGAGAAATTTGGTACAGAGCGTATGCAAGAGTTAACAGAAGATGAAATAAGAGTTCGATTACAGGCTTTTAGAGAATTAACACAATTTGATATAAACATTTCATAA
- a CDS encoding amidophosphoribosyltransferase, translating to MSDAIKHECGIALVRLKKPLQFYKDKYGSAFYGINKMYLLMEKQHNRGQDGAGFASVKFNITPGTRYISRVRSNKTQPIQDIFAQINDRINGVLEKNPDKKDDVKWQEENMPYVGNLFLGHVRYGTFGKNSIESVHPFLRQSNWKHKNLIVAGNFNMTNSNQILEELIELGQHPKEFTDTVTVMEKIGHFLEDEVGKLYQEAKKKGFNKRDASPYIEENLKLRKVLKRSSKNWDGGYAMAGLVGHGDAFVLRDPNGIRPTYFYEDDEVVVVASERPVIQTVFNVKIDKVQELERGHALIIKKSGKVSIKKVLEPREKKSCSFERIYFSRGSDASIYEERKNLGKYVFPKILKAIDSDVSNTVFSFIPNTAETSFYGMTEAAEDLLNEQKTAKILAGGKNLSAEKVTEILSERPRFEKIAIKDAKLRTFIADDNSRDDLVEHVYDITYGVVKPTDNLVIIDDSIVRGTTLKKSIIRILDRLNPKKIVVVSSAPQIRYPDCYGIDMARIEAFIAFKAALALLKDHNKYHIVDDVYKKCKAQQSKNDDQIVNHVKEIYSSFTPEEISSKIAEMLKTEDINAEVEVIYQTIEGLHKACPDNLGDWYFTGDYPTPGGMRVVNQAFINFYEGNDERAY from the coding sequence ATGAGTGATGCTATTAAACACGAATGTGGAATTGCACTTGTTCGATTAAAGAAGCCTTTACAGTTTTATAAAGACAAATACGGTTCTGCTTTTTACGGAATTAATAAAATGTATTTGTTAATGGAAAAGCAACACAATCGTGGCCAAGATGGTGCTGGTTTTGCAAGTGTTAAGTTTAATATAACTCCAGGAACCAGATATATTAGTAGAGTTCGTTCTAACAAAACGCAACCTATTCAAGATATTTTTGCGCAAATTAATGATCGTATTAATGGTGTTTTAGAAAAAAATCCAGATAAGAAAGATGATGTAAAGTGGCAAGAAGAAAATATGCCTTACGTTGGTAATCTTTTCTTAGGGCACGTTCGTTATGGAACTTTTGGTAAAAATTCTATAGAAAGTGTACATCCATTTTTACGCCAAAGTAACTGGAAACACAAAAATTTAATTGTGGCTGGTAATTTTAATATGACAAATTCTAATCAAATATTAGAAGAGTTAATAGAATTAGGTCAGCATCCAAAAGAGTTTACAGATACTGTAACTGTAATGGAAAAAATTGGTCATTTCTTAGAAGATGAAGTTGGTAAATTATACCAAGAAGCCAAGAAAAAAGGTTTTAATAAAAGAGACGCATCACCTTATATAGAAGAAAATTTAAAACTAAGAAAAGTATTAAAAAGATCTTCTAAAAACTGGGATGGTGGTTATGCAATGGCTGGTTTAGTGGGGCATGGAGATGCTTTTGTTTTAAGAGATCCAAATGGAATAAGACCTACTTATTTTTATGAAGATGATGAGGTTGTTGTTGTAGCATCAGAAAGACCAGTAATACAAACTGTGTTTAATGTTAAGATCGATAAAGTACAAGAATTAGAAAGAGGTCATGCATTAATTATTAAAAAAAGTGGTAAAGTTTCTATAAAGAAAGTTTTAGAACCTAGAGAAAAGAAATCTTGTTCTTTTGAGCGTATTTATTTTTCTAGAGGTAGTGATGCTTCTATTTATGAAGAACGTAAAAATTTAGGGAAATATGTTTTTCCTAAAATCTTAAAAGCTATAGATTCTGATGTTTCTAATACTGTATTTTCGTTTATTCCAAATACAGCAGAAACTTCCTTTTATGGAATGACAGAAGCTGCAGAAGATTTGTTAAACGAACAAAAAACAGCAAAGATTTTAGCTGGAGGTAAAAATTTATCCGCAGAAAAAGTAACAGAAATTTTATCAGAAAGACCACGTTTTGAGAAAATTGCCATAAAAGATGCCAAATTAAGAACTTTTATTGCTGATGATAATTCACGTGATGATTTAGTAGAACACGTTTACGATATTACTTATGGTGTTGTAAAACCTACAGATAATTTGGTAATTATAGACGATAGTATTGTTCGTGGTACAACACTTAAAAAGAGTATTATTAGAATTTTAGATCGTTTAAACCCTAAGAAAATTGTAGTGGTTTCTTCTGCTCCGCAAATTCGTTACCCAGATTGTTACGGAATTGATATGGCAAGAATTGAAGCATTTATTGCTTTTAAAGCTGCTTTGGCTTTGTTAAAAGATCATAATAAATATCATATTGTAGATGATGTTTATAAAAAATGTAAAGCACAACAATCTAAAAACGATGACCAAATTGTAAATCACGTTAAAGAAATTTATAGTTCATTTACACCAGAAGAAATTTCTTCTAAAATTGCTGAAATGTTAAAAACAGAAGATATTAATGCAGAGGTAGAAGTTATTTATCAAACTATAGAAGGCTTGCACAAAGCTTGTCCAGATAATTTAGGAGATTGGTATTTTACAGGAGATTACCCTACTCCTGGAGGAATGAGAGTTGTAAATCAGGCTTTTATTAATTTCTATGAAGGTAATGACGAAAGAGCATATTAA
- a CDS encoding tetratricopeptide repeat-containing sensor histidine kinase: MKVKIAIFFLFFTIFALESQNIRKKIDSLKQEVKFLRDTSLIKSLDKISGLYKRIDIDSSLIFAKKSLEGAVAIKNDKFTALAYNNLGTIYESKSLLDSALYCHKRSLQIKTKIKDTIGIADTYNNFGIIYDLRGEYLKSLQNYFKALEVYESTNVTFNKVPMVLVNIGIVYKKQKNYKKVLEFYTKAIKIYKDNNHKLGTVITTGNIASVYLELKDYKQAIINSLEAKKGFKELSYEVYLPFMDHNIAIAKDGLEEYLEARKIYNSIIIEFENQNALFELSDAKINLAKNYTKTNNLHFAIKELKEALIIIKKNKFKEKELTVLKLLSKNQGNLNSFKEAYNNLITYDIKKDSVFEQEKTKAILELETKYQTEKKEKELLETRTEKAETELALSKTITWVYILIGGLALAIMLFFNISQRNKRKNQEEILAQKERGLKAIIDAQEEERSKIARELHDGVVQQIGSVILKSRNMLSKMDLLRSKESQELLESLENSNQDLRNISHQMMPRTLKELGIIPALNDLLEGSLALSNIKFSLEHFNIEERLPQKIEVTIYRIIQELINNIIKHSKADEVSVQLFNTNNTAILIVEDNGVGFSSKESKKGIGLLNISSRLDLVKGEVNYAPSPKSGTLVTIKIPLENAY; this comes from the coding sequence ATGAAAGTAAAAATTGCAATTTTCTTCCTTTTTTTTACAATTTTCGCATTAGAATCGCAAAATATTAGAAAAAAAATTGATAGTCTTAAACAGGAGGTAAAATTTCTTAGAGACACTTCATTAATAAAATCTTTAGATAAAATATCTGGTTTATATAAAAGAATAGATATTGATAGTTCCTTAATATTTGCGAAGAAATCTTTAGAAGGTGCTGTTGCAATTAAAAATGATAAATTTACTGCATTAGCGTATAATAATTTAGGAACAATATATGAATCTAAATCTTTGTTAGATAGTGCTTTGTATTGTCATAAAAGAAGTTTACAAATAAAAACTAAAATAAAGGATACTATTGGTATTGCAGATACGTATAATAATTTTGGAATTATTTATGATTTAAGAGGAGAATACTTAAAATCATTACAAAACTATTTTAAAGCTCTAGAAGTTTATGAAAGTACAAATGTTACTTTTAATAAAGTACCTATGGTACTTGTAAATATTGGAATTGTTTATAAAAAACAGAAAAACTATAAAAAAGTTTTAGAATTTTATACCAAAGCAATAAAAATATATAAAGACAACAATCATAAACTTGGCACAGTAATAACAACGGGTAACATAGCAAGTGTTTATTTAGAATTGAAAGATTATAAACAAGCAATAATAAACTCTTTAGAAGCTAAGAAGGGATTTAAAGAATTATCTTATGAAGTTTATCTGCCTTTTATGGATCATAATATTGCAATTGCAAAAGATGGTTTAGAAGAATACTTGGAGGCTAGAAAAATATATAATTCAATAATTATTGAATTTGAAAATCAAAATGCACTTTTTGAACTTTCGGATGCAAAAATAAATTTAGCTAAGAACTATACAAAAACTAATAATTTACATTTTGCTATAAAAGAATTAAAAGAAGCATTAATTATTATAAAAAAAAATAAATTTAAAGAAAAGGAATTAACGGTTTTAAAGTTATTATCTAAAAATCAAGGTAATTTAAATAGTTTTAAAGAAGCGTATAATAACCTTATAACTTATGATATAAAGAAAGATTCTGTTTTTGAGCAAGAAAAAACAAAAGCTATTTTAGAGTTAGAAACTAAATATCAAACAGAAAAAAAGGAGAAAGAACTTTTAGAAACTAGAACAGAAAAAGCAGAAACAGAATTGGCTTTATCTAAAACCATAACCTGGGTTTATATTTTAATAGGTGGTTTAGCATTGGCAATCATGTTATTTTTTAATATTAGCCAAAGAAATAAAAGAAAAAATCAGGAAGAAATTTTAGCTCAAAAAGAACGCGGTTTAAAAGCTATTATAGATGCACAAGAAGAAGAGCGTAGTAAAATTGCAAGAGAATTGCATGATGGAGTTGTACAACAAATAGGGAGTGTTATTTTAAAATCTAGAAATATGCTTTCCAAGATGGATTTATTACGATCTAAAGAGTCTCAAGAATTACTAGAAAGTTTAGAAAACTCAAACCAAGATTTAAGAAATATCTCACATCAAATGATGCCAAGAACATTAAAAGAATTAGGTATTATACCTGCTTTAAACGATTTGCTAGAAGGTAGTTTAGCTTTATCAAATATAAAATTTAGTTTAGAGCATTTTAATATTGAAGAAAGATTACCACAAAAAATAGAAGTTACAATTTATAGAATAATTCAAGAGCTTATTAACAATATTATAAAACATAGTAAAGCAGATGAAGTTAGTGTGCAATTATTTAATACTAATAATACAGCTATTTTAATTGTAGAAGATAATGGAGTGGGTTTTTCATCTAAAGAAAGTAAAAAAGGAATTGGTTTACTTAATATTTCTAGCAGATTAGATTTGGTAAAAGGAGAGGTTAATTATGCCCCAAGCCCTAAAAGTGGTACTTTAGTAACTATAAAAATTCCGCTAGAAAATGCCTATTAA
- a CDS encoding response regulator yields MPIKILIADDHPLIAEGIKNTFENLVDFNVVATVNNGAEAIGYIEKHLVDVALLDINMPIMDGVECAKEIVKNHKHIKVAILSMLQESSIIKSLLEIGVKGYMLKTIPSDELLLAIKNIYQGKEYFNSDVTKALISDDKSKSFHQYSKKSPLLEELTSREKEVIKYISQGLTNAQVGEKLFISHRTVDTHRTNIMRKLNINNVASLIRFAFQNGLAS; encoded by the coding sequence ATGCCTATTAAAATTTTAATTGCAGACGATCATCCTTTAATAGCAGAAGGTATTAAAAATACGTTCGAAAACTTAGTAGATTTTAATGTAGTTGCAACTGTAAATAATGGAGCAGAAGCTATAGGTTACATAGAAAAACATTTAGTAGATGTTGCTTTGTTAGATATAAATATGCCAATAATGGATGGTGTAGAATGTGCAAAAGAAATTGTAAAAAACCACAAACATATTAAAGTTGCTATACTTTCTATGCTACAAGAATCATCAATTATAAAAAGTTTGCTAGAAATTGGTGTAAAAGGGTATATGTTAAAAACAATACCAAGTGATGAGTTATTGCTGGCTATAAAAAACATTTATCAAGGTAAAGAATACTTTAATTCAGATGTTACAAAAGCTTTAATTTCTGATGATAAGTCAAAATCTTTTCATCAATATTCAAAAAAATCACCTCTTTTAGAAGAACTTACATCAAGAGAAAAAGAAGTTATAAAATACATTTCTCAAGGATTAACTAACGCTCAAGTTGGCGAAAAACTCTTTATTAGTCATAGAACTGTAGATACTCACAGAACTAATATTATGAGAAAATTAAACATTAATAATGTGGCGTCTTTAATACGTTTTGCTTTTCAAAACGGACTTGCTTCTTAA
- a CDS encoding PQQ-binding-like beta-propeller repeat protein, which yields MKKAVLLLMVFAFYANITIGQEWTKDFPGKINLVKMSDAGIAIVGTNDALYGVNDKGEILWENEKLRKVEEERVQILSGTELVFISDKGMLSRNRVLNANTGKEYANSGKKGDNIIGVRVIHGTNQLWTLKGTRGINTWSLDTNTLQYGWGRNEIKSDIAVDKMASLTWSFRGAQPLLYTGKNSAIVHLGLSHLANVDLTTGKDIWRFNWKPYKMKDAKSSTLSNGFSAMKLDEETNTLYFPFKSQLIALDVNSGTPKWNPKKGGKTGKVLSMFVTKEGVLVLTPKGLQLLDKATGNLVWKKPIKIKNAIESILLQDNHDFFAISKGSIIKIDVANKSTKVLTEKIKFSGKESFQSLEIVDDLIILSASQNVAAFNKNTGEKVHHTYLKAPGSSLLAITQNLVLATVAVAATANSQNINSQNSTSGTYTYHKYTPAVMKSGGSASETKGDIIYISTKFKDADAKGFGVAKVNKKTGEIIEKIVIGDRDPLYAINHNKGNFFYKSDHKTLAMKSLK from the coding sequence ATGAAAAAAGCAGTTTTATTATTAATGGTTTTTGCATTTTATGCAAACATAACTATAGGTCAAGAATGGACTAAAGATTTTCCTGGAAAAATTAATCTAGTAAAAATGTCTGATGCAGGTATAGCAATTGTAGGAACAAATGATGCGCTTTATGGAGTTAATGATAAGGGAGAAATACTTTGGGAAAATGAAAAACTAAGAAAAGTAGAAGAAGAAAGAGTTCAAATTTTATCGGGTACAGAATTAGTATTTATAAGTGATAAAGGAATGTTATCTAGAAATAGAGTTTTAAATGCAAATACAGGTAAAGAATATGCAAATTCTGGTAAAAAAGGAGATAATATTATTGGTGTAAGAGTTATACATGGTACAAATCAGTTATGGACATTAAAAGGTACTAGAGGTATAAATACGTGGAGTTTAGATACAAATACTTTGCAATATGGTTGGGGCAGAAATGAAATAAAAAGTGATATTGCTGTTGATAAAATGGCTAGTTTAACTTGGTCTTTTAGAGGGGCTCAACCACTTTTGTATACAGGGAAAAACAGCGCAATTGTTCATTTAGGTTTATCTCATTTAGCAAATGTAGATTTAACTACGGGTAAAGATATTTGGCGTTTTAATTGGAAACCATATAAAATGAAAGACGCAAAATCTAGTACGCTTTCTAATGGTTTTTCTGCAATGAAATTAGATGAAGAAACAAATACTCTTTATTTTCCATTTAAATCTCAACTAATAGCTCTAGATGTTAATTCTGGAACTCCAAAATGGAATCCTAAAAAAGGAGGTAAAACTGGCAAAGTACTAAGTATGTTTGTTACTAAAGAAGGAGTTTTAGTATTAACACCTAAAGGGTTGCAATTATTAGATAAAGCAACAGGAAATTTAGTGTGGAAAAAACCAATTAAAATTAAAAATGCTATAGAAAGTATTCTTTTACAAGATAATCATGATTTTTTTGCTATTTCTAAAGGAAGCATCATTAAAATTGATGTTGCTAATAAAAGCACAAAAGTACTAACGGAGAAAATTAAATTTTCTGGAAAAGAAAGTTTCCAGAGCTTAGAAATAGTTGATGATTTAATTATTCTTTCTGCGTCTCAAAACGTAGCGGCTTTTAATAAAAATACAGGAGAAAAAGTGCACCACACATATTTAAAAGCGCCTGGTTCTAGTCTTTTGGCTATTACTCAAAATTTAGTTTTAGCAACTGTTGCTGTTGCAGCAACTGCAAATAGTCAAAATATTAATTCTCAAAATTCAACTTCTGGTACTTACACTTATCATAAATATACACCAGCTGTAATGAAATCTGGTGGTTCTGCTTCAGAAACAAAAGGAGATATTATTTATATCAGTACAAAATTTAAAGATGCAGATGCGAAAGGTTTTGGTGTAGCAAAAGTGAATAAAAAAACAGGCGAAATTATAGAGAAAATAGTTATAGGAGATAGAGATCCTTTATATGCAATTAACCATAATAAAGGAAATTTTTTTTATAAATCAGATCATAAAACACTTGCAATGAAAAGTTTAAAATAA